One Paraburkholderia sp. HP33-1 genomic region harbors:
- the pcaH gene encoding protocatechuate 3,4-dioxygenase subunit beta, translated as MEDSILSPRDFASHPEYIYPPYGSSVKRGPTRPLIPLKERLRDQRVPVYGTDDLGALDNDLTRNAVRNGEPLGERIIVTGRVLDEGGRPVRNTLVEIWQANAAGRYVHKADQHDAPLDPNFLGAGRCITDNEGRYRFLTIKPGAYPWGNHPNAWRPQHIHFSLFGNHFGSRLITQMYFPGDPLLAFDPIYQGTPEQARERMISKFSLDTTQEAYALGYDFDIVLRGPNETPMER; from the coding sequence ATGGAAGATTCAATTCTCTCCCCGCGCGATTTTGCGTCGCATCCCGAGTACATCTATCCGCCATACGGTTCGTCGGTCAAACGCGGTCCGACGCGTCCGCTGATTCCGCTGAAAGAGCGGCTGCGCGACCAGCGCGTGCCGGTCTACGGCACCGACGACCTCGGCGCGCTCGACAACGACCTGACCCGTAACGCGGTACGCAACGGCGAGCCGCTCGGCGAGCGCATCATCGTGACGGGCCGCGTGCTCGACGAAGGCGGCCGCCCGGTGCGCAACACGCTCGTGGAAATCTGGCAAGCCAACGCCGCCGGCCGCTATGTTCATAAGGCCGACCAGCACGACGCGCCGCTCGACCCGAACTTCCTCGGCGCGGGCCGCTGCATCACCGATAACGAAGGCCGTTACCGCTTCCTGACCATCAAGCCGGGCGCGTATCCGTGGGGCAACCATCCGAACGCATGGCGTCCGCAGCACATCCACTTTTCGCTGTTCGGCAACCACTTCGGCTCGCGTCTCATCACGCAGATGTACTTCCCTGGCGACCCGCTGCTCGCGTTCGACCCGATCTACCAGGGCACGCCGGAGCAAGCCCGTGAGCGCATGATCTCGAAGTTCTCGCTCGACACCACGCAAGAGGCCTATGCGCTCGGCTACGATTTCGACATCGTGCTGCGCGGCCCGAACGAAACCCCGATGGAGCGCTAA
- the pcaG gene encoding protocatechuate 3,4-dioxygenase subunit alpha, translated as MTTLKQTPSQTVGPYFAYGLCPQQYDFDYKSLFTHVLADMEAAGEHITIVGQVFDGDGKVVGDAMIEMSQVDSNGHYPESREEVLKTGFHGFARVGTGTDPHKRFIVQTVKPGRANSGEAPHINVILTMRGMLLHTFTRIYFEDEAQANEQDAVLASVPAERRGTLIARRDPKAANVYRFDIHMQGDKETVFFDL; from the coding sequence ATGACGACCCTCAAGCAAACGCCTTCGCAAACCGTTGGTCCGTACTTCGCCTACGGTCTTTGCCCGCAGCAATACGACTTCGACTACAAGAGCCTGTTCACGCACGTTCTGGCCGACATGGAAGCGGCTGGCGAGCACATCACGATCGTCGGTCAGGTGTTCGACGGCGACGGCAAGGTGGTCGGCGACGCGATGATCGAGATGTCGCAAGTCGACTCGAACGGCCACTATCCGGAATCGCGCGAGGAAGTCCTGAAGACCGGCTTTCACGGCTTTGCGCGCGTCGGCACCGGTACGGATCCGCACAAGCGCTTCATCGTCCAAACGGTGAAGCCGGGCCGCGCGAACTCCGGCGAAGCGCCGCACATCAACGTAATCCTGACGATGCGCGGCATGCTGCTGCACACGTTCACGCGCATCTACTTCGAGGACGAAGCGCAGGCGAACGAACAGGACGCCGTGCTCGCGTCGGTGCCGGCCGAGCGCCGCGGCACGCTGATCGCACGTCGCGACCCGAAGGCGGCCAACGTGTATCGCTTCGACATCCACATGCAGGGCGACAAGGAAACCGTGTTTTTCGACCTGTAA
- a CDS encoding H-NS family nucleoid-associated regulatory protein, producing the protein MKELERQQRLFQRDENLRERMIAWIRRRMDDYNITMEALAESLEADANAVAAVLYRDAFGNTWDGHGDKPAWLARAIHAGQSIDHFRCEA; encoded by the coding sequence ATGAAAGAACTGGAACGACAACAACGACTGTTCCAACGCGATGAGAACCTGCGCGAGCGCATGATCGCGTGGATCCGCCGCCGCATGGATGATTACAACATCACAATGGAAGCGCTGGCCGAATCGCTCGAAGCCGATGCGAATGCGGTGGCCGCGGTGCTGTATCGCGACGCGTTCGGCAACACGTGGGACGGTCATGGCGACAAACCGGCGTGGCTCGCGCGCGCGATTCACGCCGGACAAAGCATCGATCATTTCCGCTGCGAAGCGTAA
- a CDS encoding LysE family translocator — protein MPASTAILTILAALLLGAMSPGPSFVIVARNAIGLSRGDGLATALGMGIGGVFFSGIALLGLYTLLATVEWLYVGLKVAGGVYLVYLASKIWRGAAKPLAFSETQTGSGGNPRKSFWIGLSTQLSNPKTAVYYGSIFAALLPQHPPVWCYFALPPAIFAIEAGWYTIVALCFSSKRPREIYLRWKAWIDRMAAGAVTALGLRLILTAHKVGI, from the coding sequence ATGCCCGCCTCAACCGCCATCCTCACGATCCTGGCCGCGCTGCTGTTAGGCGCGATGAGCCCAGGGCCGAGCTTCGTCATCGTCGCGCGCAACGCGATCGGCCTGTCGCGTGGCGACGGTCTCGCGACGGCGCTCGGCATGGGCATCGGCGGTGTGTTCTTTAGCGGCATCGCGCTGCTCGGGCTCTATACGCTGCTCGCGACGGTCGAATGGCTCTATGTCGGGCTGAAAGTGGCCGGCGGGGTCTACCTGGTCTATCTCGCGTCGAAAATCTGGCGCGGCGCCGCGAAGCCGCTCGCTTTCAGCGAGACGCAAACCGGCAGCGGCGGCAATCCGCGCAAATCGTTCTGGATCGGCTTGAGCACGCAGCTGAGCAATCCGAAAACGGCGGTCTATTACGGCAGTATCTTCGCTGCGCTGCTGCCGCAGCATCCGCCGGTGTGGTGCTATTTCGCGCTGCCGCCGGCGATCTTCGCGATCGAAGCGGGCTGGTATACGATCGTCGCACTGTGCTTTTCGAGCAAACGGCCGCGCGAAATATATCTGCGCTGGAAGGCGTGGATCGATCGCATGGCGGCGGGCGCGGTGACCGCGCTGGGCTTGCGGCTGATTCTGACCGCGCACAAGGTCGGGATCTGA